The following proteins are encoded in a genomic region of Alistipes shahii WAL 8301:
- the kdpB gene encoding potassium-transporting ATPase subunit KdpB, with amino-acid sequence MKRNKNNSLFDPVLLRRSLRASFTKLDPRQMIKNPIMFTVEAVTFAMLLLIVRIAVTGDTSQGSLLYNLVIFAVLLLTVLFANFAEAIAEARGRAQADSLRKTREETPAKRIEPDGQSHIVSSSELKQGDLFECVAGDTVAADGEIVEGLASIDESAITGESAPVIREAGGDKSSVTGGTKVLSDRILVKVTARPGESFLDRMIALVEGSSRQKTPNEIALTILLAGFTLVFVIVCATLKPFADYVGANITVAAFISLFVCLIPTTIGGLLSAIGIAGMDRALRANVITKSGKAIETAGDIDTLLLDKTGTITIGNRKATRFHPADGIAPKAFVRMCVLSSVADPTPEGKSVVELGAAEGVRTDPVAMVGVRMVKFTAETKCSGVDMPDGRRIRKGAAEAIFRIAAEHENPCPAGIAATVRTISENGGTPLIVCENERIMGVIELQDIIKTGIRERFERLRRMGVKTVMVTGDNPLTAKYIAEKAGVDDFIAEARPEDKLEYIRREQQSGKLVAMMGDGTNDAPALAQADVGVAMNSGTQAAKEAGNMVDLDNDPTKLIEIVEIGKQLLMTRGTLTTFSIANDVAKYFAIVPALFIASIPSLGALNVMHLHSPESAILSAVIFNALIIPLLIPLALRGVTYKPIGASALLRRNLFIYGLGGVIVPFVGIKLIDMLISVFF; translated from the coding sequence ATGAAACGAAACAAAAATAACTCGCTTTTCGATCCTGTCCTGCTGCGCCGGAGCCTTCGCGCTTCGTTCACGAAACTCGACCCGCGGCAGATGATCAAGAACCCGATCATGTTCACCGTCGAGGCCGTCACCTTCGCCATGCTGCTGCTGATCGTCCGGATCGCCGTGACGGGCGACACGTCGCAGGGTTCGCTGCTCTACAACCTCGTGATTTTCGCCGTACTTCTCTTAACGGTGCTCTTCGCCAACTTCGCCGAGGCCATCGCCGAAGCCCGCGGCAGGGCGCAGGCCGACTCGCTGCGCAAAACCCGCGAGGAGACCCCCGCCAAACGCATCGAACCCGACGGACAGTCGCACATCGTCAGCAGTTCCGAACTGAAGCAGGGCGACCTGTTCGAGTGCGTCGCGGGCGACACCGTCGCCGCCGACGGCGAGATCGTCGAGGGCCTGGCGTCGATCGACGAAAGCGCCATCACGGGCGAATCGGCCCCGGTGATCCGCGAGGCGGGCGGCGACAAAAGCTCCGTCACGGGCGGCACGAAGGTCCTCTCCGACCGCATTCTCGTGAAAGTCACCGCACGGCCCGGCGAGAGTTTCCTCGACCGGATGATCGCCCTGGTCGAAGGCTCCTCGCGCCAGAAGACGCCCAACGAAATCGCGCTGACGATCCTGCTGGCCGGGTTCACGCTCGTTTTCGTCATCGTCTGCGCCACGCTCAAGCCCTTCGCCGACTATGTGGGGGCCAATATCACCGTCGCGGCGTTCATCTCGCTGTTCGTCTGCCTGATCCCGACCACCATCGGCGGCCTGCTGTCGGCCATCGGCATCGCCGGCATGGACCGCGCACTGCGGGCCAACGTCATCACCAAGTCGGGCAAGGCCATCGAGACCGCCGGCGACATCGACACGCTGCTCCTGGACAAGACCGGCACCATCACCATCGGCAACCGCAAGGCCACGCGCTTCCATCCCGCCGACGGCATCGCCCCCAAGGCTTTCGTGCGCATGTGCGTGCTCTCGTCCGTCGCCGACCCGACCCCCGAAGGCAAATCCGTCGTCGAGCTGGGCGCCGCCGAAGGGGTCCGCACCGACCCGGTGGCGATGGTCGGCGTGCGGATGGTGAAATTCACCGCCGAAACCAAGTGTTCGGGCGTCGACATGCCCGACGGACGCCGCATCCGCAAGGGAGCCGCCGAAGCGATCTTCCGCATCGCCGCCGAGCACGAAAACCCCTGCCCGGCCGGAATCGCAGCCACCGTGCGCACCATCTCCGAGAACGGCGGCACACCGCTCATAGTCTGCGAAAACGAACGGATCATGGGCGTCATCGAGTTGCAGGACATCATCAAGACGGGCATCCGCGAACGCTTCGAGCGGCTGCGCCGGATGGGCGTGAAGACCGTGATGGTCACGGGCGACAATCCGCTGACGGCCAAATACATCGCCGAGAAGGCAGGCGTCGACGACTTCATCGCCGAAGCACGTCCCGAGGACAAGCTCGAATACATCCGCCGCGAACAGCAGTCGGGCAAGCTGGTGGCCATGATGGGCGACGGCACGAACGACGCCCCGGCGCTGGCGCAGGCCGACGTGGGCGTGGCCATGAACAGCGGCACGCAGGCCGCCAAGGAGGCGGGCAACATGGTCGACCTGGACAACGACCCCACGAAGCTGATCGAGATCGTCGAGATCGGCAAACAGCTGCTGATGACGCGCGGCACGCTCACGACCTTCTCCATCGCCAACGACGTCGCGAAGTACTTCGCCATCGTCCCGGCGCTGTTCATCGCCTCGATTCCGTCGCTCGGCGCGCTGAACGTCATGCACCTCCACTCGCCCGAAAGCGCCATTCTCTCGGCGGTGATCTTCAACGCCCTGATCATTCCGCTGCTCATCCCGCTGGCCCTGCGCGGCGTGACCTACAAACCGATCGGGGCCTCGGCCCTGCTGCGCCGCAACCTCTTTATCTACGGACTCGGCGGCGTGATCGTCCCGTTCGTCGGCATCAAACTGATAGACATGTTAATAAGCGTATTCTTTTAA
- the kdpC gene encoding potassium-transporting ATPase subunit KdpC: MKNLWISLKITLAMCIVLGVGYVLVLRGVSAVAGPNGGEADVVTLDGQVVGAANVGQRFTDVRYFWSRPSAVDYNGGGSGGSNKATTNPEHLAGVEQRVQDFLAAHPYLSRAEVPAEMVTASGSGLDPDISPRGAQAQVRRVAEARGLDIATVRHLVDSLTQKSWLGLFGTEKVNVLRLNVALEELNEN, encoded by the coding sequence ATGAAAAACCTTTGGATTTCACTCAAAATAACGCTGGCGATGTGTATCGTGCTCGGCGTGGGATATGTCCTCGTGCTGCGCGGCGTGTCGGCCGTCGCAGGCCCCAACGGCGGAGAGGCCGACGTGGTAACGCTCGACGGACAGGTCGTCGGCGCGGCGAACGTGGGGCAGCGGTTCACCGATGTCCGCTATTTCTGGAGCCGTCCCTCGGCCGTGGACTACAACGGCGGCGGTTCGGGCGGCAGCAACAAGGCTACGACCAACCCCGAGCACCTCGCCGGGGTGGAACAGCGCGTGCAGGACTTTCTCGCGGCGCATCCCTACCTCTCGCGTGCGGAGGTTCCCGCCGAGATGGTCACGGCCAGCGGCTCGGGCCTCGACCCCGACATCTCGCCCCGCGGGGCGCAGGCGCAGGTGCGCCGCGTAGCCGAGGCCCGCGGGCTGGACATCGCTACGGTACGGCATCTGGTCGACTCGCTGACCCAAAAATCGTGGCTGGGGCTTTTCGGCACGGAGAAGGTCAATGTGCTGCGCCTGAACGTCGCTTTGGAAGAACTGAACGAAAACTAA
- a CDS encoding ATP-binding protein: MRIQRRITLGIGILFTMILLLGIQSVGYVRQLSRATGTILADNYNSLQYAGEMLRSLNDIGQDSISRHALRENLALQQQNITEISEKETTAALERHVASLSDPVTEAEIRTVREDLFRIMELNMAAIRAKSAGVEQRADYAMWWLIAVAALCALIAGGILVWFPQSVLRPIDALKKGITQIANHNYRERLDFPGNREFESVAESFNDMAAKLDEYRRSSLDDLMTAKKRIEAIVDTLHEPIVGLGPDRRILFMNREAFSVLNLREDAVGRDAAEVALSNDLLRRLVRGVNDTEKDADKEPLKIYADNKESYFQVENTPLYITPVGGREQQFVGNLIVLNNVTRFKELDSAKTNFISTVSHEMKTPISSILMSLQLLGDDRLGTLNGEQKQLVTSIKESSDRLLSITGELLNMTQIETGKLKLIPKVTKPIELIDYAVKATQVLAERFCCFVEVDYPEKISKLFVDNEKIAWVITNLLSNAIHHSPERSRIIVGAVQREKAVEIYVQDFGRGIDPRYHKSIFERYFRVPGTKVQGSGLGLAISKEFVEAHGGTISVESEIGRGSRFSILLPA, from the coding sequence ATGAGAATACAAAGGAGAATCACCCTGGGCATCGGCATTCTTTTCACCATGATCCTGCTGCTGGGCATCCAGTCGGTCGGCTACGTCCGCCAGCTGTCGCGGGCGACGGGAACCATCCTCGCCGACAACTACAACTCGCTGCAATACGCCGGGGAGATGCTGCGGTCGCTCAACGACATCGGGCAGGATTCCATATCGCGGCACGCCCTGCGCGAAAACCTCGCCCTGCAACAGCAGAACATCACCGAGATCAGCGAGAAGGAGACCACCGCGGCGCTCGAACGCCACGTCGCTTCGCTGAGCGACCCGGTCACCGAAGCCGAAATCCGGACCGTGCGCGAAGACCTGTTCCGGATCATGGAGCTGAACATGGCGGCCATCCGCGCCAAGAGCGCCGGGGTGGAGCAGCGCGCCGACTACGCCATGTGGTGGCTGATCGCCGTCGCCGCGCTCTGCGCCCTGATCGCCGGGGGCATCCTCGTCTGGTTCCCGCAGTCAGTGCTGCGTCCGATCGACGCGCTGAAAAAGGGGATCACCCAGATCGCCAACCACAACTACCGGGAACGGCTCGATTTCCCGGGCAACCGCGAGTTCGAATCCGTCGCCGAGTCGTTCAACGACATGGCCGCCAAACTCGACGAATACCGCCGCAGTTCGCTCGACGACCTGATGACCGCCAAAAAGCGCATCGAGGCGATCGTCGACACGCTGCACGAGCCGATCGTGGGGCTGGGTCCCGACCGCAGAATCCTCTTTATGAACCGCGAGGCGTTCTCGGTGCTGAACCTCCGGGAGGACGCCGTCGGACGCGACGCCGCCGAAGTGGCGCTGTCGAACGACCTGCTGCGGCGGCTCGTCCGGGGAGTGAACGACACGGAGAAGGACGCCGACAAGGAGCCGCTGAAAATCTACGCCGACAACAAGGAGAGTTATTTCCAGGTGGAGAACACGCCGCTCTACATCACTCCCGTCGGCGGGCGCGAACAGCAGTTCGTCGGCAACCTGATCGTCCTGAACAACGTCACCCGCTTCAAGGAGCTGGACTCCGCCAAGACCAACTTCATCTCGACCGTCTCGCACGAAATGAAAACCCCGATTTCGTCGATCCTGATGAGTTTGCAGCTGCTCGGCGACGACCGGCTGGGAACGCTGAACGGCGAGCAGAAACAGCTCGTCACGAGCATCAAGGAAAGCAGCGACCGCCTGCTTTCGATCACGGGCGAACTGCTGAACATGACCCAGATCGAGACCGGCAAACTTAAACTGATACCTAAAGTAACCAAGCCTATCGAACTGATAGACTACGCCGTAAAGGCTACGCAGGTTCTGGCCGAGAGGTTCTGCTGTTTCGTCGAGGTGGACTATCCCGAAAAGATCTCGAAACTCTTCGTCGACAACGAGAAGATCGCCTGGGTCATCACCAACCTGCTGTCGAACGCCATCCACCATTCGCCCGAACGGTCGCGCATCATCGTCGGCGCCGTACAGCGCGAAAAGGCGGTCGAGATCTACGTCCAGGACTTCGGGCGCGGCATCGACCCGCGTTACCACAAGAGCATCTTCGAGCGCTATTTCCGCGTCCCGGGAACCAAGGTGCAGGGCAGCGGGCTGGGGCTGGCCATCTCGAAGGAGTTCGTCGAAGCGCACGGCGGCACGATCTCGGTCGAGAGCGAAATCGGCCGCGGCAGCCGCTTCTCGATTCTGCTCCCGGCCTGA
- a CDS encoding L,D-transpeptidase, translating into MKTILCTFFACALFCAVDVRAQQTPPSGAAFIAVCKESMTLAVYDFNSCLRAVYPIACGRALGNKEKPGDMKTPEGLFSVQQIQDASAWTHDFGDGKGEIRGAYGSHFIRLKTPGHCGIGIHGTHDPASIGTRATEGCVRLNNSDLLELVKKYVYVGMPVVILTSEADSAVPCRFPAAVKAGPRLMAQTE; encoded by the coding sequence ATGAAAACAATCTTATGTACCTTTTTTGCATGTGCGCTGTTCTGCGCCGTCGACGTACGTGCACAGCAGACGCCGCCTTCGGGGGCGGCATTTATTGCTGTCTGCAAGGAGTCGATGACTCTTGCGGTTTACGATTTCAACAGCTGCCTGCGGGCCGTCTATCCCATTGCCTGCGGACGGGCGCTGGGCAACAAGGAGAAGCCGGGTGATATGAAGACGCCCGAAGGGCTTTTCTCCGTCCAGCAGATTCAGGACGCAAGCGCATGGACGCACGATTTTGGCGACGGTAAGGGGGAGATCAGAGGGGCCTACGGTTCGCATTTCATCCGTCTGAAGACGCCCGGTCACTGCGGCATCGGTATCCATGGAACCCACGATCCCGCCTCGATCGGCACGCGTGCAACCGAAGGGTGCGTCCGGTTGAACAATAGCGATTTGCTCGAATTGGTGAAAAAGTATGTCTACGTCGGTATGCCGGTCGTGATCCTTACCTCCGAGGCGGACAGCGCCGTGCCCTGCCGCTTTCCCGCCGCCGTCAAGGCAGGACCCCGGCTGATGGCGCAGACGGAGTAA
- a CDS encoding sensor protein KdpD, with protein sequence MERQDSVQRFLELIRRSHRGKFKVYIGMSAGVGKTCRMLQEARQLLDAGVDVRIGYIETHGRAGTEALVEGLPLVPRRRLFYKGKELEEMDTQAIVNLRPEIVVVDELAHTNIEGSENPKRWQDVMQILDAGISVISAVNIQHIEGLNEVVEEITGIEIRERVPDSVLAMADEVVNIDLTADELIERLKAGKIYRPDKIAAALGNFFTQDNLLQLRELALKEVALRVEKKVDSEVTGSETFRRDKLLAVIDSSEKRARRVIRKTARMATHLNAAFTVLYVQGDREADDRIPLARQRYLINNLNLATELGGEVRRIRSNSPVESIAGVCREQKINIVCIGRPEFSLFSLLKSAIRLRRLTVRLSRMNIDLFIFS encoded by the coding sequence ATGGAGAGGCAGGACAGCGTTCAGCGGTTTCTGGAACTGATCCGGCGTTCGCACCGCGGCAAGTTCAAGGTCTACATCGGCATGAGCGCCGGCGTGGGCAAGACCTGCCGCATGCTGCAAGAGGCCCGCCAGCTGCTCGACGCGGGCGTCGACGTCCGCATCGGCTACATCGAAACGCACGGCCGCGCCGGAACGGAAGCCCTTGTCGAAGGGCTTCCGCTCGTGCCGCGCCGCAGACTCTTCTACAAGGGCAAGGAACTGGAGGAGATGGACACGCAGGCCATCGTCAACCTCCGCCCCGAGATCGTCGTCGTGGACGAACTGGCCCACACCAACATCGAGGGGAGCGAAAACCCCAAGCGGTGGCAGGACGTGATGCAGATTCTCGACGCAGGGATCAGCGTCATTTCGGCCGTCAACATCCAGCATATCGAGGGGCTGAACGAGGTCGTCGAGGAGATCACGGGCATCGAGATCCGCGAGCGGGTCCCGGACAGCGTGCTGGCGATGGCCGACGAGGTGGTGAACATCGACCTCACGGCCGACGAACTGATCGAACGGCTGAAAGCCGGAAAGATCTACCGCCCCGACAAGATCGCCGCGGCGCTCGGCAACTTCTTCACGCAGGACAACCTGCTGCAACTGCGCGAACTGGCGCTGAAAGAGGTGGCGCTGCGCGTGGAGAAGAAGGTGGATAGCGAGGTGACCGGTTCCGAAACCTTCCGGCGCGACAAACTGCTGGCCGTGATCGACTCCTCCGAAAAACGCGCCCGCCGGGTCATCCGCAAGACGGCGCGCATGGCCACGCACCTGAACGCCGCCTTCACGGTGCTCTACGTGCAGGGCGACCGCGAGGCCGACGACCGCATTCCGCTGGCCCGGCAGCGTTACCTGATCAACAACCTGAACCTCGCCACGGAACTCGGCGGCGAGGTCCGCCGCATACGCTCGAACTCCCCGGTGGAGAGCATCGCCGGAGTGTGCCGGGAGCAAAAAATAAACATCGTCTGCATCGGGCGTCCCGAATTTTCACTATTTTCGCTGTTGAAAAGCGCAATCCGCCTGCGGCGTCTGACCGTCCGGCTGTCGCGCATGAACATCGACCTTTTCATTTTTTCATAA
- a CDS encoding efflux RND transporter periplasmic adaptor subunit, whose protein sequence is MKLSHEKIVQQAARAGRRTLQLGEEAGGRIRRLSKRSWLILAGIAVLTVGGLWWWLRPEPVKPILPVVQVEPAETDDIELYGEYVGRIRAQQFVEIRARVEGFLEKMLFEEGTYVKKGQPLFIIDPKLYEARVNKAKAQLNKDKALELKADRDLKRIRPLYEQNAASQLDLDNAIASYESATASVAMSEADLTQAETALSYTTVSSPLSGYISERSVDIGTLVGPNGKSLLATVVKSDTVRVDFSMTGLDYLKSKARNVNLGQKDSTRKWDPYITITLADNTQYPLRGLVDFADPQVDPETGTFSVRAEMANPDRILLPGQFTKVRLLLDVREDATVVPTKSVVIEKGGAYIFVIRPDSIAERRLIELGPEVNNRVIVERGVVPGEKIVVEGFHKLTHGDKVAPVPVPEKSSATETEASEK, encoded by the coding sequence ATGAAACTATCACACGAGAAAATCGTGCAGCAGGCGGCCCGCGCCGGCCGCCGTACGCTACAACTCGGCGAAGAGGCGGGCGGCAGAATCCGCCGTCTGTCGAAACGCTCCTGGCTGATCCTGGCCGGAATAGCCGTATTGACTGTCGGAGGGCTTTGGTGGTGGCTGCGCCCCGAACCCGTAAAACCCATATTGCCCGTGGTCCAGGTCGAGCCTGCCGAAACCGACGACATCGAACTCTACGGCGAATACGTGGGACGCATCCGCGCCCAGCAGTTCGTCGAAATCCGCGCCCGGGTGGAGGGCTTCCTCGAAAAAATGCTTTTCGAGGAGGGAACCTACGTCAAGAAGGGGCAGCCGCTGTTCATCATCGACCCCAAGCTCTACGAAGCCCGGGTAAACAAGGCGAAGGCACAGCTGAACAAAGACAAGGCTCTGGAACTCAAGGCCGACCGCGACCTGAAACGCATCCGCCCGCTCTACGAGCAGAACGCCGCGAGCCAACTGGACCTCGACAACGCCATCGCCTCCTACGAAAGCGCCACGGCCTCCGTGGCGATGAGCGAGGCCGACCTCACGCAGGCCGAAACCGCTTTGAGCTACACGACCGTCAGTTCGCCGCTGTCGGGCTATATTTCCGAGCGCAGCGTCGACATCGGCACGCTCGTAGGTCCCAACGGCAAATCGCTGCTGGCGACGGTGGTCAAGAGCGACACCGTGCGCGTGGACTTCAGCATGACGGGACTCGACTACCTCAAAAGCAAGGCCCGCAACGTCAACCTGGGTCAGAAGGACTCCACCCGCAAGTGGGACCCCTACATCACCATCACGCTGGCCGACAACACCCAGTATCCGCTGCGCGGACTGGTCGACTTCGCCGATCCGCAGGTCGACCCCGAAACGGGAACCTTCTCCGTGCGCGCCGAAATGGCCAACCCCGACCGCATTCTGCTGCCGGGACAGTTCACGAAGGTGCGCCTGCTGCTCGACGTGCGCGAAGACGCCACGGTCGTGCCGACCAAGTCGGTCGTCATCGAGAAGGGCGGCGCCTACATCTTCGTCATACGGCCCGACAGCATCGCCGAACGCCGTCTGATCGAACTCGGCCCCGAGGTCAACAACCGGGTGATCGTCGAACGCGGCGTCGTTCCCGGCGAGAAGATCGTCGTGGAGGGTTTCCACAAACTGACGCACGGCGACAAGGTCGCCCCCGTGCCGGTCCCCGAAAAAAGCAGTGCAACCGAGACGGAGGCGTCTGAAAAATAG